TCCACGTCGCCGCCGTCGCCGGTGCCTTCGTGCAGGCGCTCGACCGCGAGCCGCCGACGGACGCGAAGGCCTACCTCGAACAGGACGCCTACTGCGTCGCCGGCCCCGAGGCGCTCACGTTCGACGAGACCGTGGACCGGATCACACGCGCGATGGGCCTCGACCCCAAGCCGAAGCTCCACCAGCCGCTCTGGCTCTCGAAGTTCGTCGTCGGCACCGTCGGCGAGGTCGGGCTGCTGCCGATCTCGCCGGCGCAGTTCAAGATGCTCGTCGCCGGCAACACCTGCGACGCGTCGCGCTTCTGGGCCGACTTCGACGCCGAGCCGGTCCCGTTCACGCCCGAGCACCTCGCCTACATCCGGGACACAGACGGTCGATGACGGGAGGAAAACCGGCGCGCCGTATTTTGCTCGTCCCTCACCGGCCTCACCGAACAGCATGAGCGAGTTTCTCCTAGGCGTCGCGGACCGCCTCCGCGCCGAGTTCGATCCCGAAGTCATCGGGGCATCGCTCGCCTCGTTCCTGGCGAACCTGCTGGTGGGGGTGCTGCTTTTCGCAGCGTTCTACCTGCTGTGGCGGCTGCTCAGCCGGGTGCTGCGGCTGGCGCTGGGCCGCTCGCGCGTCGACGCGACCTCGGCGAGCTTTCTGGAGACCGCCTTCAAGTTCGCGCTCCTCACCTTCGGGGCCGTGCAGGCGCTCGCCGCTGTGGGGATCGACACGGCCGCGGTCATCGCGAGTCTCGGGATCGCGGGCCTGACCATCGGCTTCGCTGCCCGCGACGCACTCTCGAACCTGATCTCGGGCCTGCTCATCTTCTGGGATCGCCCCTTCGTGATCGGCGACCTCGTCGAGGTCGAGGACAGCTACGGGCGGGTCGACAAGATCACGCTCCGCTCGACGCGCGTCGTGACCGTCGACGGCCGAATGTTGGCCGTCCCGAACTCGGTCATCATCAACACGACCGTCGCCTCGTACACCAACTTCCCGCACCTCCGGCTGGACGTGGCCGTGACGGTCGGCGTCGCCGAGAGCCTCGACCGCGTGCGCGGCCTGCTGCTAGGCCTCGTCACCGGCGACCCGGCGTTTCTGGCCGAGCCGCCGCCGCGTGTGGTGGTGACCGCGCTGAACGACTACAACGTTGAAGTCGAATTGCAGGCGTGGATCAAGGATGAGCGCTCCCACAAAGCGGAGCGCTTCCGGCTGCGCGAGCGGGTCTACGTCGCGCTCACCGAAGCGGGCGTCGACATGCCGTTCGAGACGGTGCAACTCGCTCCCCTCGCCGGTAGCCCGCCGTTCCGGGTGGAGGGCGACGGCACCGGGGCGGGCGCGCCGTGAGCGGGATCGGGCTGGCGCTTGGCGGGGGCGGCGTGAAGGGCCTCGCCCACGTCGGGGCGCTCTCGGCACTCGCGGCACATGGCGTACCGGTCGGGCGCGTCGCTGGGACCTCGATCGGCGCGCTCGTCGGGGCGTTCTACGCCTCCGGCAAGACGCCGGACGAGATGCTGCGGCTGCTGTCGTCGGTCCGGCTGACCTCGCTGTTCGCGCTTCGGCTCGACGGCCGCGCGCTCGTCGGGGTCGATCCGATGCGGAAGTTTCTGCGCACCCAGCTCGGCCAAGCCCAGATCGAGACACTGGCTGTGCCGCTCACTGTCGTCTGCACCGACCTCGAAACGGGCGAGCGGGTATGCCTCGGCGAGGGGGACCTCGTCGACGCCGTGATGGCCTCGACCGCCGTGCCGGGCGTGTTTGCTCCGGTCCGCATCGGCGGCCGACTCCTGGTCGACGGCGGGCTGTCCTCCAACCTGCCGGTGCAGGCGCTGCGCGAGCGCGGGTGCTCGGCCGTGGTGGCTGTCCGCTTGTTTCATCTGCGCCACACCGCACCGTCGGCTCTGGCCAGTCGCACTCGGCTCTCGCTCTGGGTCCAGCGCTTCGCCGATCTGTTTCAGGACGAAGACGAGGATCTTCCGCGCGCGCTCGAAACGGCGGCTCGGGGTGTGGACATCCTCATGGCCGGGCTGGAGGCGGCCACGCTCGTCGCCCACCCGCCCGACGTGC
This DNA window, taken from Bacteroidota bacterium, encodes the following:
- a CDS encoding mechanosensitive ion channel family protein → MSEFLLGVADRLRAEFDPEVIGASLASFLANLLVGVLLFAAFYLLWRLLSRVLRLALGRSRVDATSASFLETAFKFALLTFGAVQALAAVGIDTAAVIASLGIAGLTIGFAARDALSNLISGLLIFWDRPFVIGDLVEVEDSYGRVDKITLRSTRVVTVDGRMLAVPNSVIINTTVASYTNFPHLRLDVAVTVGVAESLDRVRGLLLGLVTGDPAFLAEPPPRVVVTALNDYNVEVELQAWIKDERSHKAERFRLRERVYVALTEAGVDMPFETVQLAPLAGSPPFRVEGDGTGAGAP
- a CDS encoding patatin-like phospholipase family protein; the encoded protein is MSGIGLALGGGGVKGLAHVGALSALAAHGVPVGRVAGTSIGALVGAFYASGKTPDEMLRLLSSVRLTSLFALRLDGRALVGVDPMRKFLRTQLGQAQIETLAVPLTVVCTDLETGERVCLGEGDLVDAVMASTAVPGVFAPVRIGGRLLVDGGLSSNLPVQALRERGCSAVVAVRLFHLRHTAPSALASRTRLSLWVQRFADLFQDEDEDLPRALETAARGVDILMAGLEAATLVAHPPDVLIAPDLSDVGLLELGEDRGALFERGHAATEAQAERLRALAD